The Amycolatopsis sp. QT-25 genomic sequence GCCGTTCGTGGTCGGGGTGAACGTCTTCGACGGCTCCCTCAAGCACGATCTCGAGGACGTGCGCTGGGCACTGGCGGTGGGCGAGGAAGTCCCGCTGATCACCTTCGACGCACGAGCTCGGCTGTCGGTCCGTGACGCGCTGCTCGCCGTACTGCACAACACCTTCCGGCGGGCTTCCGCCGCTTCCTGACCGGCCCCGCCCGCGCAATTCGGCACCTGCTTGCGGTGGTTCGAAGGCGAACCACCGCAAGCAGGTGCCGAATTGCGGCGGGGGTCCGGGGTTCAGGCGGGCCGGGTGATGGCGGCCAGCATGAGGGCGCGGAGTTCGGCGGCGACGTCGGCGACGGGCAGCGGCGGGGTGTGCGCCTGCCACTCGCGCAGCAGTCCGGTCGCCGCGCCGACGAGCGCGATCGCCGTCAGGTGGTAGTCGCGGTCCGGCGCCACGCCGTGCTCGGCGGCGTGCCGGGCCTCGGCTTCGATGAAGGCGGCCCACCGGTCGACCCATTCCCGGTGCTGCCTCTCCAAGGCGGCGCTGACCCCGACGGCCTCGACGTAGTTGAGCCGCGGCATCCGGGGATCCGAAGTCACCGTGCTGACGAAGACCTCCAGCAATGTCCCGATCCGGGTGACCGCGTCCGCGTCCGCCAGCCGTTCCAGTACGCCGGTGACGTGCTCCAGCGCGAGCGTGTTGATGCGCTCGTGCAGGGTCAGCAGCATCTTTTCCTTGCTCTCGAACTCCTCGTAGAAGTTGCGCGTCGAGACGCCGGCGCGGGCGCACAACTCGGTGATCTTCGCCTGCTGGTAGCCCGTCGACGTGAACAGGTCCAAGGCCGCGGCGAGCAGGCGTTCACGGCGTTCGGCGCGCCGTTGCTCGGGCGCGACCCCGCCGTAGGTGCGGGCCACTCGACCTCCTCCGATTCGGTAACAGGGATTGCCAGATGCTACCCACTCCACCTACATTGCGAAAATCGCAATTACCAAACTGGAGACGGCAATGACGCTTCGGACAGTTCTGGTCTCAGCCCTCACAGCCGCCCTGATGGGCGCGCCCGCCGCGCAAGCCGCGCCGAACGCCCCCGGGGATCTCGTCGATTACGAACCGGTCGTCGCCACCGCCCCGGCGAAGGCCTGGAAACTCGACTACCGCTCCACCTCGGCGACGGGACAGCCGAACACGGTGTCGGGCATCCTGCTGGTCCCGCACACGCCGTGGACGAAGGGCGCGCGCCCGTTGGTCAGCTACGCCGTCGGCACCCACGGCCTCGGGGACCACTGCGCTCCGTCGACCCGGCTGACGAACGGGTCCGAGAACGAAGTCCTTCTGATGAGCCAGGCGCTTTCGCGCGGCTGGGCGGTCGTCGTGACCGACTACGAAGGCCTCGGCACCCCTGGCACGCACACCTACGCCGTCGGCCAGTCCGAAGGCCGGGCCGTCCTCGACGCCGCCCGCGCCGCCTCGAACGTGCCCGAAGCGGGCCTGTCCAAGACCGGGCCGGTCGGCGTTTTCGGCTACTCCCAAGGCGGTCAGGCCGCCGCCTTCGCCGGTGAACTCCAGCCGTCCTACGCACCCGACGTCAACCTGGTCGGCGTCGCGGAAGGCGGTGTCCCGGCGGATCTGAACGCGGTCCTGAAGTTCAACGACGGCGGCCCGGCGTTCGGCCTGGTGCTCGGCGCCGCTGTCGGCTACGCGACGGCGTACCCCGAACTGCCGTTCGACGACGTGCTCACCGCGAAGGGCGAGAGGATGGTCGCGAGGGTCAAGGAAGCGTGCACCGTCGAACTCGGCGCGGCGGCGCCTTTCGCACGGCTCAACGACTTCACCACCGTGCCGGACGTTTCCTCGGACCCGCGCTGGCAGGCCCGGCTCGGCGAGAACCTCGCCGGCAAGACCAAACCGGGGGCGCCGGTCTACCTCTACCACGCGTCGCTGGACGAACTGATCCCGCTTTCGGTCGGCAAGGGCCTGCGCGACCGCTACCGCGCCCTCGGCGCCGACGTCACCTGGCAGGAATTCCCGCTGCTGGAGCACATCGGCGGTGTCGCGACGGGCGGACCGGTCGCGATGACCTGGCTGGGCACCAAGTTCTGACGTGGACCGAAAGGGCCTTTCAGCCCTCTTCGACCAACCGGAGCGCGGTCACGGCATCGGGCGCCAACGAAGTCGTGAGGGCCTCACCGGCGGCCAAAGGCGTCCGCGACCACCACTCACCCGAAGCCGCGAGGAGCACCGGCTCACCCACGACAAGGTCGGTCACCGGCCCCCGTCGTCCGGCGAGGTCGGCGAGGTCGGCGAGGTCGGAGTCCAAAGTGGAGTCCGGATCGCCGGTTTCCGCCCCGTGGATTCTCGAAACACGGGATCGACCTCGTCGATCGGTACACGCAAAGTGAACGTCGCTGTAACTCTTCGCGTACGAAGCGCGTTTTCACTGAATCGTTCTCGTAATCGTGACCGAAAGCACCACATCTTTCGATTGCCCCGGGCCCCGACGTGGAGCAAGGTTTGTCCATCCGTGCGATGAGGCGCGCCTACGCTGCGTGTATCCCGTCCACGCGTGAACACAAAGCCGGGGAATGCGCATCGAAAGGTTTCACCACAGTGAGTACCTCCACGATCAGCACCAATCAGCCGTCGGACGAGGTCGACGACGGTTTCCGACCGGGTCTCGAGGGCGTGGTCGCCTTCAAGACCGAAATCGCCGAGCCCGACCGGGACGGTGGCGCGCTGCGCTATCGCGGTGTCGACATCGAGGATCTCGCCGGCAAGGTGACCTTCGGTGACGTCTGGGGGCTTCTCGTCGACAGCCGCTTCGGGCACGGGCTACCGCCCGCCGAACCGTTCCCGCTGCCGGTGCACACCGGTGACGTCCGGGTCGACGTCCAGGCCGCGCTGGCCATGCTCGCCCCGATCTGGGGGTACCGGCCGCTGCTCGACATCACCGACGAGGAGGCGCGCGACCAGCTCGCCCGTGCCTCGGTGATGGCGCTTTCGTACGTCGCCCAGTCCGCGCGCGGCATCGGCCGGCCCGCCGTCCCGCAGACCCGGGTCGACGAAGCGCAGTCGATCACCGAACGCTTCATGGTCCGCTGGCGCGGTGAGCCCGACCCGGCCCACGTCAAGGCCATCGACGCCTACTGGGTCTCGGCCGCCGAGCACGGTCTCAACGCCTCCACCTTCACCGCCAGGGTCATCGCCTCGACCGGCGCCGACGTCGCCGCGGCGCTGTCCGGCGCGATCGGCGCCATGTCCGGCCCGCTGCACGGCGGCGCGCCGGCGCGAGTGCTGCCGATGATCGAAGAGGTCGAGAAGACCGGCGACGCGGTCGGCCTGGTCAAGGGCATCCTGGACCGCAAGGAACGGATGATGGGCTTCGGGCACCGCGTGTACCGTGCCGAGGACCCGCGGGCGCGCGTGCTGCGCCGCACCTGCCAGGAGCTCGGCGCGGCGCGTTACGAGGCGGCCGCGGAGCTGGAGCAGGTGGCGCTGAAGGAGCTGCGCGAGCGGCGTCCGGATCACCCGATCGAGACCAACGTCGAGTTCTGGGCGGCCGTGATCCTGGACTTCGCCCAGGTGCCGCCGCACATGATGCCCGCGATGTTCAGCTCGGCGCGCACCGCGGGCTGGGCCGCGCACATCCTGGAGCAGAAGAAGACCGGCCGCCTCGTGCGCC encodes the following:
- a CDS encoding citrate synthase 2, whose protein sequence is MSTSTISTNQPSDEVDDGFRPGLEGVVAFKTEIAEPDRDGGALRYRGVDIEDLAGKVTFGDVWGLLVDSRFGHGLPPAEPFPLPVHTGDVRVDVQAALAMLAPIWGYRPLLDITDEEARDQLARASVMALSYVAQSARGIGRPAVPQTRVDEAQSITERFMVRWRGEPDPAHVKAIDAYWVSAAEHGLNASTFTARVIASTGADVAAALSGAIGAMSGPLHGGAPARVLPMIEEVEKTGDAVGLVKGILDRKERMMGFGHRVYRAEDPRARVLRRTCQELGAARYEAAAELEQVALKELRERRPDHPIETNVEFWAAVILDFAQVPPHMMPAMFSSARTAGWAAHILEQKKTGRLVRPSAKYVGPEPRKPEDVEGWDLVAKQS
- a CDS encoding TetR/AcrR family transcriptional regulator: MARTYGGVAPEQRRAERRERLLAAALDLFTSTGYQQAKITELCARAGVSTRNFYEEFESKEKMLLTLHERINTLALEHVTGVLERLADADAVTRIGTLLEVFVSTVTSDPRMPRLNYVEAVGVSAALERQHREWVDRWAAFIEAEARHAAEHGVAPDRDYHLTAIALVGAATGLLREWQAHTPPLPVADVAAELRALMLAAITRPA
- a CDS encoding lipase family protein produces the protein MTLRTVLVSALTAALMGAPAAQAAPNAPGDLVDYEPVVATAPAKAWKLDYRSTSATGQPNTVSGILLVPHTPWTKGARPLVSYAVGTHGLGDHCAPSTRLTNGSENEVLLMSQALSRGWAVVVTDYEGLGTPGTHTYAVGQSEGRAVLDAARAASNVPEAGLSKTGPVGVFGYSQGGQAAAFAGELQPSYAPDVNLVGVAEGGVPADLNAVLKFNDGGPAFGLVLGAAVGYATAYPELPFDDVLTAKGERMVARVKEACTVELGAAAPFARLNDFTTVPDVSSDPRWQARLGENLAGKTKPGAPVYLYHASLDELIPLSVGKGLRDRYRALGADVTWQEFPLLEHIGGVATGGPVAMTWLGTKF